The Saccharopolyspora gloriosae genome window below encodes:
- a CDS encoding helix-turn-helix domain-containing protein, with the protein MPTGTVAVAVVDGMPMYELSIACEIFGTARPDLADPWYSLRLCAADPGGTSVQGGFQVRTEHGLDALAAADTVVVPALPDHGTEPEPRLVDAVRAAHLAGARMVALCTGAFAFAAAGLLDGRRATTHWLHADALASRYPRVRVDPAVLYVDEGDVLTSAGRSAGLDLCLHLVGVDLGTGAANRLARRLVAPSHRPGGQAQYIETPVPRYDDGLGPVLHWMVENLHAPLTIADVARHAGLSTRTLLRRFHDSTGTTPLRWLHERRLASARELLEATDHSIEDIARRCGMGSAANLRHHFTRNLGTSPTQYRRTFLDA; encoded by the coding sequence ATGCCCACCGGAACCGTCGCTGTGGCGGTAGTGGACGGCATGCCGATGTACGAGCTGTCCATCGCGTGCGAAATCTTCGGCACCGCCCGGCCCGACCTCGCCGACCCCTGGTACTCGCTGCGCCTCTGCGCCGCCGACCCCGGCGGCACCTCCGTCCAAGGCGGGTTCCAGGTGCGGACCGAGCACGGGCTCGACGCCCTGGCCGCCGCGGACACCGTCGTGGTGCCCGCGCTGCCCGACCACGGGACCGAACCGGAACCGCGCCTGGTGGACGCGGTGCGGGCGGCGCACCTGGCCGGAGCCAGGATGGTGGCGCTGTGCACCGGCGCGTTCGCGTTCGCCGCCGCGGGCCTGCTGGACGGGCGCCGCGCCACCACGCACTGGCTGCACGCCGACGCGCTGGCGAGCAGGTATCCGCGGGTGCGGGTCGACCCGGCGGTGCTCTACGTCGACGAGGGCGACGTGCTCACCAGCGCGGGACGGTCCGCCGGCCTCGACCTGTGCCTGCACCTCGTCGGCGTCGACCTGGGCACGGGAGCGGCCAACCGGCTGGCGCGCCGCCTCGTCGCGCCGAGCCACCGCCCCGGCGGGCAAGCGCAGTACATCGAAACCCCCGTCCCGCGCTACGACGACGGGCTCGGGCCGGTGCTGCACTGGATGGTCGAGAACCTGCACGCCCCGCTGACCATCGCCGACGTGGCGCGGCACGCGGGGCTGAGCACGCGCACCCTCCTCCGCCGCTTCCACGACTCCACCGGCACGACCCCGTTGCGCTGGCTGCACGAACGGCGGCTGGCGAGCGCGCGCGAACTGCTCGAAGCCACCGATCACTCCATCGAGGACATCGCGCGGCGCTGCGGCATGGGCTCCGCTGCGAACCTGCGCCACCACTTCACCCGCAACCTGGGCACCTCCCCGACCCAGTACCGCCGCACCTTCCTCGACGCGTAG
- a CDS encoding flavin reductase family protein, with protein MTLPTATIEPRYFRDVIGHLPTGVTVVAGREPGTGSPAGLVVGTFQSLSLDPPLVTFSVAATSGSWPKVRAARHFSASVLSDGQHDVCHAMSSRGADKFAALNWHESIEGSPQIAGAHAWIDCAVVQELEGGDHVIVVAEVLRLQAGGGRPLIFHRGSLGGYREPTP; from the coding sequence ATGACACTGCCGACTGCGACGATCGAGCCCCGTTATTTCCGCGACGTCATCGGTCACCTGCCCACGGGCGTGACCGTCGTGGCCGGGCGCGAGCCCGGCACCGGCTCCCCCGCCGGGCTCGTCGTCGGCACCTTCCAATCGCTGTCCCTGGACCCGCCGCTGGTCACCTTCAGCGTCGCGGCCACCTCCGGCAGCTGGCCGAAGGTGCGCGCCGCCCGGCACTTCAGCGCCAGCGTCCTGTCCGACGGCCAGCACGACGTCTGCCACGCGATGTCGAGCAGGGGAGCCGACAAGTTCGCCGCGCTGAACTGGCACGAATCCATCGAGGGCAGCCCGCAGATCGCCGGTGCGCACGCGTGGATCGACTGCGCGGTCGTGCAAGAGCTGGAGGGCGGCGACCACGTGATCGTGGTGGCCGAGGTGCTGCGGCTGCAAGCCGGTGGCGGCCGGCCGCTGATCTTCCACCGCGGTTCCCTCGGCGGCTACCGCGAACCCACCCCGTAG
- a CDS encoding ion transporter: MSLSERVRVVVDAPAFQKAITAVILINAITLGCETFPGLSAQYGDVLRAVDQTALVVFVAELAARLFAYRAAFFRDPWNCFDTVIVGVALMATSGAFGVLRALRVLRALRLVSAVPSMRRVVSALLSALPGMASIAALLGLILYVAAVVATKLFSAVSPEYFGDLASSLFTLFQVMTGEAWSEVAREVMDEQPMAWIFFILYIAVTTYTVLNLVIAVAVSAMETQIADERQDSGHDDRPVLDVLLAEVKDLRAEVRRLHEPARAPE; encoded by the coding sequence GTGAGCCTGTCCGAACGCGTTCGAGTCGTCGTCGACGCTCCGGCGTTCCAGAAAGCGATCACGGCCGTGATCCTGATCAACGCGATCACCCTGGGGTGCGAGACCTTCCCGGGATTGTCGGCCCAGTACGGGGACGTGCTGCGAGCGGTGGACCAGACGGCGCTGGTCGTTTTCGTAGCGGAGCTGGCGGCGCGGTTGTTCGCCTACCGGGCCGCGTTCTTCCGCGATCCGTGGAACTGCTTCGACACCGTGATCGTCGGGGTGGCGCTGATGGCCACTTCGGGCGCGTTCGGCGTGCTGCGCGCGTTGCGGGTCCTGCGCGCGCTGCGGCTGGTGTCCGCCGTTCCCAGCATGCGGCGCGTGGTCTCGGCGCTGCTCTCGGCACTTCCGGGCATGGCGTCGATCGCCGCGCTGCTCGGGCTGATCCTCTACGTCGCCGCGGTGGTGGCGACCAAGCTGTTCAGCGCGGTCTCCCCGGAGTACTTCGGCGACCTGGCGAGCTCGCTGTTCACCCTGTTCCAGGTGATGACCGGCGAGGCCTGGTCCGAGGTGGCGCGGGAGGTGATGGACGAGCAGCCGATGGCGTGGATCTTCTTCATCCTCTACATCGCGGTCACCACCTACACCGTGCTCAACCTCGTCATCGCCGTCGCCGTCAGCGCGATGGAAACGCAGATCGCCGACGAACGGCAGGACAGCGGCCACGACGACCGGCCCGTGCTCGACGTGCTGCTGGCGGAGGTCAAGGACCTCCGCGCCGAAGTCCGCAGGCTGCACGAACCCGCCCGAGCCCCGGAGTGA
- a CDS encoding MFS transporter, which yields MHESDSTLARPRRLARGAAFAVSAAVIGLCLAAATAPAPLYKLYQAQWGFSTPALTLVYAVYCVGVLVALLLFGRLSDSWGRRPVIIAGLVGLLAAMAVFLNAYSVSWLFVARGLQGLATGIAISAAGAALLEFAPPAEPGRGGLLNAVASSLGVGCGGLFGAVLVQFSPSPLVVPFAVLAVLVAALVVTAAFLPETVARGSGPRRLRFAGPRVPRGIRAPFVLSGLGITAAWANVGLYQSLVPTLAPALLRSQTYLAAGLAIFALGGASAVAPLLLKARATSTLIAGGLVTLVAGVAIMALSLEFPAPVLFIAASLVIGTGVGTSMVGSIRLVGEIAPPTHRASVMAAFYVVAYCAISVPAVIVGFLVREIGTTATFQLFAATIALLSLTALAVNRQVLRPARKTPAPALARDRN from the coding sequence GTGCACGAATCGGATTCGACCCTCGCGCGCCCGCGTCGGCTCGCTCGTGGCGCCGCGTTCGCGGTGTCCGCCGCGGTGATCGGGCTCTGCCTGGCCGCGGCGACCGCCCCCGCCCCGCTCTACAAGCTCTACCAGGCGCAGTGGGGTTTCTCGACGCCCGCGTTGACCTTGGTGTACGCGGTGTACTGCGTCGGGGTGCTCGTGGCGCTGCTGCTGTTCGGGCGCCTGTCCGACAGCTGGGGTCGGCGGCCGGTCATCATCGCGGGGCTGGTCGGTCTGCTCGCCGCGATGGCGGTGTTCCTCAACGCGTACTCGGTGAGCTGGCTGTTCGTCGCGCGCGGGTTGCAGGGGCTCGCCACCGGGATCGCGATCAGCGCGGCCGGCGCCGCCCTGCTGGAGTTCGCTCCGCCCGCGGAACCCGGACGGGGTGGCTTGCTCAACGCCGTCGCCAGTTCGCTCGGGGTCGGCTGCGGCGGGCTGTTCGGGGCCGTGCTGGTGCAGTTCTCGCCGAGCCCGCTGGTCGTTCCGTTCGCGGTGCTGGCCGTCCTGGTGGCCGCGCTGGTCGTTACCGCCGCGTTCTTGCCGGAGACGGTGGCGCGCGGTTCCGGGCCGCGCCGCCTGCGGTTCGCGGGACCGCGGGTTCCGCGCGGCATCCGGGCACCGTTCGTGCTGTCCGGGCTGGGGATCACGGCCGCGTGGGCGAACGTGGGGCTCTACCAGTCCCTGGTGCCGACGCTGGCCCCGGCGCTGCTGCGGTCGCAGACCTACCTCGCCGCCGGGCTCGCCATCTTCGCGCTGGGCGGGGCTTCGGCCGTCGCACCGCTGCTGCTGAAGGCGCGCGCCACGAGCACCCTCATCGCGGGCGGCCTGGTGACGCTGGTCGCCGGAGTGGCCATCATGGCGCTGTCGCTGGAATTCCCGGCACCGGTGCTGTTCATCGCAGCCAGCCTGGTGATCGGCACCGGAGTCGGCACCAGCATGGTCGGCTCGATCCGCCTGGTGGGCGAGATCGCCCCACCGACCCACCGGGCGAGCGTCATGGCCGCCTTCTACGTGGTCGCCTACTGCGCGATCTCGGTCCCGGCCGTGATCGTCGGATTCCTGGTGCGAGAAATCGGCACCACCGCCACCTTCCAGCTGTTCGCGGCCACCATCGCCCTCCTCTCCCTCACCGCCCTAGCAGTCAACCGCCAAGTCCTACGCCCCGCCCGCAAAACCCCCGCCCCAGCTCTGGCCCGAGACCGGAACTGA
- a CDS encoding IclR family transcriptional regulator has translation MGDEPKQSELANKSVTKAVRLLRELAAQPRTGTTATTLAKAAGLSRPTAFRLLYSLEQGGLVDRIDTNYVLGWELARLGRHADPYAGLVAHAKPVLQELADEFNEAVTLSIPNSLDGLDLVAEAVGSHVVGVLSRNMVGERYPMHASSTGKVLLAERSADALRATLPAKLEAFTPQTITDREALLTELQQVGEQGFAIIDNELEPELLSLSRPIRDSAGTLVAILTLNGPRSRFGRARIPEALHQMQSTVERLAELLWRDAAKP, from the coding sequence ATGGGCGACGAGCCCAAGCAGTCGGAGCTGGCCAACAAATCGGTCACCAAAGCAGTGCGGCTGCTCCGCGAACTGGCCGCCCAACCGCGCACCGGCACCACCGCCACCACGCTCGCGAAAGCGGCCGGGCTGAGCAGGCCCACCGCGTTCCGGCTGCTCTACAGCCTGGAACAGGGCGGCTTGGTCGACCGCATCGACACCAACTACGTGCTCGGCTGGGAACTCGCCCGCCTCGGCAGGCACGCCGACCCGTACGCCGGTCTCGTCGCCCACGCCAAGCCCGTGCTGCAGGAACTGGCCGACGAGTTCAACGAAGCCGTGACGCTGTCGATCCCGAACTCCCTCGACGGCCTCGACCTGGTCGCCGAAGCGGTCGGCTCGCACGTGGTCGGCGTGCTGTCGCGCAACATGGTCGGCGAGCGCTACCCGATGCACGCCAGCTCCACCGGCAAGGTGCTGCTGGCGGAACGTTCCGCCGACGCCCTGCGCGCGACGCTGCCCGCCAAGCTCGAAGCGTTCACCCCGCAGACCATCACCGACCGCGAAGCGCTGCTCACCGAACTGCAGCAGGTCGGCGAACAAGGCTTCGCCATCATCGACAACGAACTGGAACCGGAGCTGCTGTCGCTGTCGCGCCCCATCCGCGACAGCGCCGGAACCCTCGTCGCGATCCTGACGCTCAACGGCCCCCGCAGCCGCTTCGGCCGCGCCCGGATTCCCGAAGCACTCCACCAGATGCAGAGCACGGTAGAACGCCTGGCAGAACTGCTCTGGCGCGACGCGGCAAAGCCGTGA
- a CDS encoding mandelate racemase/muconate lactonizing enzyme family protein has translation MKIREIHVYAHDLPVANPPFVIASSTVWSLQTTLVRLVAEDGTEGWGETCPVGPTYAEAHAGGARAALAEMAPGLIGADLWPLALHRRMDALLNGHHYAKAALDIAAHDLIGKRLGVRVAELLGGAATERVPSYYSSGVGDPDETARIAADRVAEGYPRLQVKLGGRPVETDIEALRKVWEAVGGSGVRLAADGNRSWNTRDVLRLSRECADIPVVLEQPCDSVEELARVRPQLQHPIYLDEGGVDLNTVITAAGTGLVDGFGMKVTRIGGLQPMRAFRDLCAARRLPHSCDDAWGGDVIAAACLHVGATVRPELNEGVWIAAPYIAEHYDPRAGIRIEGGHITMPTGPGLGVTPDATLFGDPIASF, from the coding sequence ATGAAGATCCGCGAAATCCACGTCTACGCGCACGACCTGCCGGTCGCGAACCCGCCGTTCGTCATCGCCAGCAGCACCGTCTGGTCGCTGCAGACGACGCTGGTGCGCCTCGTGGCCGAGGACGGTACCGAAGGCTGGGGCGAGACCTGTCCCGTCGGCCCCACCTACGCCGAGGCCCACGCCGGGGGCGCCCGCGCCGCGCTGGCCGAGATGGCGCCGGGGCTGATCGGCGCCGACCTGTGGCCGCTGGCGCTGCACCGCCGGATGGACGCGCTGCTCAACGGCCACCACTACGCGAAGGCGGCCCTCGACATCGCCGCGCACGACCTGATCGGCAAGCGACTCGGCGTGCGGGTGGCCGAACTCCTGGGCGGCGCGGCGACGGAACGCGTGCCCTCCTACTACTCCTCCGGCGTCGGCGATCCCGACGAGACCGCGCGGATCGCCGCCGACCGGGTCGCCGAGGGGTATCCGCGGCTTCAGGTGAAGCTCGGCGGGCGTCCGGTGGAGACCGACATCGAGGCCCTGCGCAAGGTCTGGGAGGCCGTCGGCGGCTCGGGCGTGCGGCTCGCGGCGGACGGGAACCGCAGCTGGAACACGCGCGACGTGCTGCGCCTCAGCCGCGAGTGCGCCGACATCCCCGTGGTGCTGGAACAGCCCTGCGACAGCGTGGAAGAACTGGCCCGCGTCCGCCCGCAGCTGCAGCACCCGATCTACCTCGACGAAGGCGGCGTCGACCTGAACACCGTGATCACGGCGGCGGGCACCGGCCTGGTCGACGGGTTCGGCATGAAGGTGACGCGGATCGGCGGCCTGCAGCCGATGCGCGCGTTCCGCGATCTGTGCGCCGCGCGGCGGTTGCCGCACAGCTGCGACGACGCCTGGGGCGGGGACGTGATCGCCGCCGCCTGCCTGCACGTCGGCGCCACGGTGCGCCCGGAGCTCAACGAAGGGGTCTGGATCGCCGCGCCCTACATCGCCGAGCACTACGACCCGCGGGCGGGGATCCGGATCGAGGGCGGCCACATCACCATGCCCACCGGACCCGGTCTGGGCGTGACGCCCGACGCCACCCTCTTCGGCGACCCGATCGCCTCCTTCTGA
- a CDS encoding FAD-dependent oxidoreductase has translation MTEETDVVVVGGGIAGLITARELGRQGLRVTVLEARDRLGGRVWTDHRLGRDLEIGGTWLHWVQPHAWAEVTRYGLDITRGPRPEQAYWLAGDERRTGTLDEFMELIDPGMRRLLADTMQRIPRPHAPLSEPGLESADAFSVQDKLDELDLPVEEYRANEAAWVGHFNAPLTDGAFTSALRWTAATAGSWHLMHEASAVFRLVGGTRSLVESIVADTDADIRTGTAAHRIEHDADGAVVTTSDGGAIRARRVVLTLPQNILGELDVTPELCAEKRAATEEGTASRGVKVWIRVRGPIKPFFAYSSASHPLSVARTEFLGEDDAVLVSFGADSSRISPHDTAAVADALRVWRDDLEVLEVTGHDWMADPHSRETWLMQRPQQLTRYFAAQQRAEGVLHFAGSDYANVWAGFIDGAIESGLRVAREVRTGLTTSP, from the coding sequence GTGACCGAGGAAACTGACGTCGTCGTGGTCGGCGGCGGCATCGCCGGCCTGATCACCGCTCGCGAGCTCGGCCGCCAAGGCCTGCGCGTCACCGTGCTCGAAGCCCGCGACCGCCTCGGCGGCCGGGTGTGGACCGACCACCGGCTCGGCCGCGACCTGGAGATCGGCGGGACCTGGCTGCACTGGGTCCAGCCGCACGCGTGGGCCGAAGTCACCCGCTACGGCCTGGACATCACCCGCGGACCGCGCCCCGAACAGGCCTACTGGCTGGCCGGCGACGAACGCCGCACCGGCACCCTCGACGAGTTCATGGAGCTCATCGACCCGGGCATGCGCCGGTTGCTGGCCGACACGATGCAGCGCATTCCCCGGCCGCACGCTCCCCTGTCCGAACCCGGCTTGGAATCCGCCGACGCGTTCAGCGTCCAGGACAAGCTCGACGAACTCGACCTGCCCGTCGAGGAGTACCGCGCCAACGAAGCCGCCTGGGTGGGGCACTTCAACGCCCCGCTGACCGACGGCGCGTTCACCAGCGCCCTGCGCTGGACCGCGGCGACCGCGGGCTCCTGGCACCTGATGCACGAGGCCTCCGCGGTGTTCCGCCTCGTCGGCGGCACCCGCTCGCTCGTCGAGTCGATCGTGGCCGACACCGACGCCGACATCCGCACCGGCACCGCCGCGCACCGGATCGAGCACGACGCCGACGGCGCCGTGGTGACCACCTCGGACGGCGGCGCGATCCGCGCGCGCCGGGTGGTGCTGACCCTGCCGCAGAACATCCTCGGCGAGCTCGACGTCACCCCCGAGCTGTGCGCGGAGAAGCGCGCCGCGACCGAGGAGGGCACCGCCTCGCGGGGCGTCAAGGTCTGGATTCGGGTGCGCGGGCCGATCAAGCCGTTCTTCGCGTACTCCTCGGCTTCGCACCCGCTTTCCGTGGCGCGCACCGAATTCCTCGGCGAGGACGACGCCGTGCTGGTGTCCTTCGGCGCCGACTCCAGCCGGATCTCCCCGCACGACACCGCCGCCGTCGCCGACGCGCTGCGCGTCTGGCGCGACGACCTGGAGGTCCTCGAAGTCACCGGCCACGACTGGATGGCCGACCCGCACTCGCGGGAGACCTGGCTGATGCAACGACCGCAGCAGCTCACCCGCTACTTCGCCGCCCAGCAGCGCGCCGAAGGCGTCCTGCACTTCGCGGGCAGCGACTACGCCAACGTCTGGGCCGGCTTCATCGACGGAGCGATCGAGAGCGGCCTGCGCGTGGCCCGCGAGGTCCGCACCGGACTGACCACTTCTCCGTGA
- a CDS encoding class I tRNA ligase family protein: MENKTYVVTAAPPNPNGDLHLGHLSGPFLGSDVLSRYLRQTGHRVHHVSYADEHSCYVPRKAAEIGEDPHRTAYRFAQRMERSLAGGNMLPDRFAHPKQDPRHVEVVHDLFLRLWERGRLEVRTQRVFHCETCDLNLYEAELTGLCQECGSTNGGMYCEACGWPQASDGLAEPRCHFCGEAPSIVDEERIVLPVERYRKALRNYLDSVDLRPRPRDFIKALLAEPLEDAAFTRRGTYGVPVPLPGWEGHIIDTWFAGVCGYLFSLDTLQGGMNSERSGRDIWEDPETAVVHFLGFDCLYSHAVFWPALCMAEESLVLPEQIVTNEFYQLEGLKFSTSRGHAIWGSEFFEEHAADAVRFYLARTSPETEETSFYRQRFDAATRELGTYFGDTAELLVGMVRRSYAGRIPRFDAAAPGKYTAMAQERVDRLAAAFDVRTFSLRSAAEELRSFAVETYSEVFRIYSLGQETAGGGRRLHDLAEAFLRLVVAAYPIMPTWSESVLRHFGAEVSWSLDGLRTWPEASVNLTGDALVGPELRTPLARYRGQR, translated from the coding sequence GTGGAGAACAAGACGTACGTGGTGACCGCGGCCCCGCCGAACCCGAACGGCGACCTGCACCTCGGTCACCTCTCCGGCCCTTTCCTCGGCTCCGACGTGCTATCTCGCTACCTGCGCCAGACCGGTCACCGGGTGCACCACGTGAGCTACGCCGACGAGCATTCCTGCTACGTGCCCCGGAAAGCGGCGGAGATCGGCGAGGATCCACATCGGACCGCGTACCGCTTCGCCCAGCGGATGGAGCGGTCCCTGGCCGGCGGCAACATGCTCCCGGACCGCTTCGCCCACCCCAAGCAGGACCCGCGGCACGTCGAAGTGGTGCACGACCTGTTCCTGCGCCTGTGGGAGCGCGGTCGCCTCGAAGTCCGCACCCAGCGCGTGTTCCACTGCGAGACCTGCGACCTCAACCTGTACGAGGCCGAACTCACCGGACTGTGCCAGGAGTGCGGTTCGACCAACGGCGGCATGTACTGCGAGGCGTGCGGCTGGCCGCAGGCCAGCGACGGGCTCGCCGAACCGCGCTGCCACTTCTGCGGCGAAGCTCCGTCCATCGTGGACGAAGAGCGGATCGTGCTGCCCGTGGAGCGGTACCGCAAGGCGCTGCGCAACTACCTGGACTCCGTCGACCTCCGCCCGCGTCCGCGCGACTTCATCAAGGCGCTGCTCGCCGAGCCGCTGGAGGACGCCGCGTTCACCCGGCGCGGCACCTACGGCGTGCCCGTGCCGCTGCCCGGGTGGGAGGGCCACATCATCGACACCTGGTTCGCCGGGGTGTGCGGCTACCTGTTCAGCCTGGACACGTTGCAGGGCGGGATGAACTCGGAAAGGTCCGGCCGCGACATCTGGGAGGACCCGGAGACCGCGGTGGTGCACTTCCTCGGTTTCGACTGCCTGTACTCGCACGCCGTGTTCTGGCCCGCGCTGTGCATGGCGGAGGAGTCGCTGGTGCTGCCCGAGCAGATCGTGACCAACGAGTTCTACCAGCTGGAAGGGCTGAAGTTCTCCACCAGCCGCGGTCACGCCATCTGGGGCTCGGAGTTCTTCGAGGAGCACGCGGCCGACGCCGTCCGGTTCTACCTGGCACGCACCAGCCCGGAGACCGAGGAGACCAGCTTCTACCGGCAGCGCTTCGACGCGGCGACGCGGGAACTCGGCACCTACTTCGGAGACACCGCCGAGCTGCTGGTCGGCATGGTGCGGCGCAGCTATGCGGGGCGCATCCCGCGATTCGACGCCGCAGCGCCCGGCAAGTACACCGCGATGGCGCAGGAACGGGTCGACCGGCTCGCCGCCGCGTTCGACGTCCGCACGTTCTCGCTGCGGTCCGCGGCGGAGGAACTGCGCTCGTTCGCGGTCGAGACCTACTCCGAGGTGTTCCGGATCTACTCGCTGGGCCAGGAGACCGCGGGCGGCGGGCGGCGGCTGCACGACCTCGCGGAGGCGTTCCTGCGGCTCGTGGTGGCCGCCTACCCGATCATGCCGACCTGGTCGGAGTCGGTGCTGCGCCACTTCGGCGCCGAGGTCAGCTGGTCGCTCGACGGGCTGCGGACCTGGCCGGAGGCGTCGGTGAACCTGACCGGCGACGCGCTGGTGGGCCCGGAGCTGCGCACGCCGCTGGCGCGGTACCGGGGGCAGCGTTGA
- a CDS encoding NIPSNAP family protein → MIIEIRTYRLEPGTGESFAGLLRDRSVPMLRRSGIRVLDHGLSAVAEDGHEEAYLIRAFPDLETRVAQEDAFYGGDAWKTGPREEIVSRISSYHTIVLEVPEQAATSLAKDGAA, encoded by the coding sequence GTGATCATCGAGATCCGCACCTACCGGCTGGAGCCCGGAACGGGGGAGAGCTTCGCGGGGCTGCTGCGCGACAGGTCGGTGCCGATGCTGCGCCGGTCCGGGATCCGCGTGCTCGACCACGGGCTCTCGGCGGTCGCCGAAGACGGCCACGAGGAGGCGTACCTCATCCGCGCGTTCCCCGACCTGGAGACCCGCGTCGCGCAGGAGGACGCGTTCTACGGCGGTGACGCCTGGAAAACCGGGCCTCGGGAGGAGATCGTGTCCCGCATCAGCAGCTACCACACCATCGTGCTGGAAGTGCCCGAGCAAGCCGCGACGAGCCTCGCGAAGGACGGTGCGGCGTGA
- a CDS encoding LLM class flavin-dependent oxidoreductase, whose translation MLSRRMRLFAFEFQGPAHLSAGLWRHEKDQGHRYKDVRYWTEYARLLEQGRFDGVFFADNVGYHDVYQGGPAAALADGAQLPANDPALVLSAMAAATEHLGFGLTGSTTYEHPYTLARKFSTLDHLTDGRIGWNLVTSYADSAARNIGNGLLPSHDERYDVAAEHLEVCYKLWEGSWDDDAVVRDRERCVYADPLRVHDIDHRGKYFTVPGFSLCEPSPQRTPVIFQAGGSSKGRALAAAHAEGVFVNAVSKKALRRQVDALRLQAAQAGRDPRSVRVLQMLNVVVAETDEQAHAKYERYRELVSYSGAMARYSGWTALDMSQFDPDVPLRHVKTEAGQTMVDLFSKMDPDREWTPRDIAEFIGIGGSGPTIVGSPRTVAKELISWVEDCDIDGFNLGNAVKYQDIADFIELVVPELQRREAMWTEYEGRTLREKLHGPGQVRLADDHPGRRYARAHAGAAAGDRLEVTPA comes from the coding sequence ATGCTGTCTCGCCGCATGCGGCTGTTCGCCTTCGAATTCCAGGGCCCGGCGCACCTCTCCGCGGGATTGTGGCGGCACGAGAAGGACCAGGGCCACCGCTACAAGGACGTCCGCTACTGGACCGAGTACGCCCGGTTGCTCGAACAGGGCCGCTTCGACGGGGTGTTCTTCGCCGACAACGTCGGCTACCACGACGTCTACCAGGGCGGCCCCGCCGCCGCGCTCGCCGATGGAGCGCAGCTGCCCGCGAACGACCCGGCCCTCGTGCTCTCCGCGATGGCCGCAGCCACCGAGCACCTCGGGTTCGGCCTGACCGGCTCGACGACCTACGAGCACCCCTACACGCTGGCCCGCAAGTTCAGCACCCTCGACCACCTCACCGACGGCCGCATCGGCTGGAACCTGGTGACCTCCTACGCCGACAGCGCCGCCCGCAACATCGGCAACGGCCTGCTGCCCTCCCACGACGAGCGCTACGACGTCGCCGCCGAGCACCTGGAGGTCTGCTACAAGCTCTGGGAGGGCTCCTGGGACGACGACGCCGTGGTCCGCGACCGGGAGCGCTGCGTCTACGCCGATCCGTTGCGGGTGCACGACATCGACCACCGGGGCAAGTACTTCACCGTGCCGGGGTTCTCGTTGTGCGAGCCGTCACCGCAGCGCACCCCGGTGATCTTCCAGGCGGGCGGTTCGTCGAAGGGCCGCGCCCTGGCCGCCGCCCACGCCGAAGGCGTGTTCGTGAACGCCGTGTCGAAGAAGGCGCTGCGCAGGCAGGTGGACGCGCTGCGCCTGCAGGCGGCGCAGGCGGGCCGCGATCCGCGGTCGGTGCGAGTGCTGCAGATGCTCAACGTCGTCGTCGCCGAGACCGACGAGCAGGCGCACGCGAAGTACGAGCGCTACCGCGAACTGGTCAGCTACTCCGGTGCGATGGCCCGCTACAGCGGCTGGACCGCCCTGGACATGTCCCAGTTCGACCCGGACGTGCCGCTGCGGCACGTCAAGACCGAGGCCGGGCAGACCATGGTCGACCTGTTCTCCAAGATGGACCCGGACCGGGAGTGGACACCGCGCGACATCGCCGAATTCATCGGTATCGGCGGCAGCGGGCCCACCATCGTCGGCTCACCGCGCACCGTCGCCAAGGAGCTGATCAGCTGGGTCGAGGACTGCGACATCGACGGCTTCAACCTCGGCAACGCCGTGAAGTACCAGGACATCGCGGACTTCATCGAACTCGTCGTGCCCGAGCTGCAGCGCCGCGAAGCGATGTGGACCGAGTACGAAGGCCGCACCCTGCGCGAGAAGCTCCACGGGCCCGGCCAGGTGCGCCTCGCCGACGACCACCCGGGCCGCCGGTACGCCCGCGCCCATGCCGGCGCCGCCGCGGGCGACCGGCTCGAAGTCACACCCGCCTGA
- a CDS encoding DUF1272 domain-containing protein, translating into MMRPGRGIGRAAPRRGGDVLDMRTACERCSAELPRDSTEAYICSYECTFCARCTTELTRTCPNCGGILQLRPSRVGPA; encoded by the coding sequence ATGATGAGGCCGGGGCGCGGTATCGGCCGTGCCGCACCGCGGCGAGGAGGCGACGTGCTGGACATGCGAACGGCGTGCGAGCGGTGCTCGGCGGAACTGCCGCGCGATTCGACGGAGGCCTACATCTGCTCCTACGAATGCACCTTCTGCGCTCGGTGCACCACCGAACTGACCAGAACCTGCCCCAACTGCGGCGGAATCTTGCAGTTGCGGCCTTCTCGGGTTGGGCCTGCGTAG